The window TGAGGACGTTTCCCTTGGCCAGATGTCAGAAAGCCACAGGATGCATGGATTATAATCACTGCACCCCTCTGCTCTTATTATGGGCTTTTTCCTTGTCACTTTCCCTCGCATTATCTGTAGGCTCTGCACTATACAGTTGCAATGGCACAATGGTGATGTCAGCATTTTGCTTTGGGTAACACCATCCAATACTATTAAACATTTTATCGAAGAGTTCCTTAAGGTTGCTGTTTGTTGAGTAGCTTAATAAGcctaagagagagtgagagcgagataTTCAAATTGTATGTGGTGAAAGTGACAGAGAGGTAGGTGGCTTCCGCCCCTAAATGTATATTGTAATGTACACATTGTTCATTTTGTATAGACAAGCTGTTCCTTGTGAATTATGAAAGGTTAGGGCATAAGTCCTATGTGATCTCTGTTGCTCAGTAACTAACCTGGGGAAAGGAGTATGATGGAGACACAGCCCGCTGAAGCGTAACCATGGTGTAAGGACCATCACAATATTGTGACtgttcctcttcccctcctctccctcttcccttctcAACCCACACGGCGTGTGTTCCCCTCTGGCGGCCCGCTGGTCACAAAGCATTACGGTAAGCTCTGTGGGCTGAGACGAGGCTGCTCAGTCTGGGTCACTCCACTATTAAGGCTGAAACAGCACCGACAGGAGCATCCTCAGCTAACCCAAATGTATATCTCCTCTTTTCAAAAGCCCCAGCCAAGCCACGGGCTACAGAGACTACTGAAACAGCACCGACAGAAGCCTCCTCAGATAGCCCAACTGTATCTCTTCTCTTTTCAAAAGCCCCAGCCAAGCCACGGGCCACAGAGACTACTGAAACAGCACCGACAGGAGCCTCCTCAGCTAGCCCAACTGTATCTCTTCTCTTTTCAAAAGCCCCAGCCAAGCCACGGGCTACAGAGACTACTGAAACAGCACCGACAGGAGCCTCCTCAGCTAGCCCAACTGTATCTATTCTCTTTTCAAAAGCCCCAGCCAAGCCACGGGCTATAGAGACTACTGTGCACAGAAAGATAAATAAACATACAAACAGAAAGCATCAAGCTCAAATACAGTAGTCTGCTTTTTTCACAATGTCAGTGATGTCAAAAGCAAAACTTTTATTTTACCAAAATAATGAAAGAGGACTAGAGCCATCTTTCTAAAATAAAAAGGCTTCTACTCAGCCTTACCATGTCTGGTTTTCGGCCTGGGGTATGATGATGAAAAAAGCAGCCGTGGCCTACTCTGAAATCCCAttaagaagcagagagagagagagagcagtctagtCAAAGAAGCAATATGTATCAGTATGGAGGAGAGAACAGTGAACAGTCTATCCCTTTTAAAGCCTGTGTGAATATTTCTAAAGTACTGATGCGGTAGAGCCGGTGCCAAAGTTCAAACCATCATAAAGAGATACTGTATTTTATTCTCCCTCTCTGATGGGATTCATGCTATTAATTTAACTCTCCATTGGCCACGGTGGTTGGACCCAAAGACACTTCAAATAAATATTCCTTGTTAAAGATACATCTCACTTGAACACATTTGCCAAATAATAGTAATATTATTCAAGTTTCAATGTGATTGCAGAAATCCTTTATTTCAAAGGACCAAAGGGATACATTTCAAAAAAGCAGTCAAAGGACATGGGTAAAAATGTATCAATTTTCAATCATCATAACATCTGCACCTGCTCCTGTTAGCATGTTCATGTCAATTTAATGTGACTGCGTAAAAGACAAAATAAAGTTCTCAAAACATTAAATCCCTTGAGTGTCAGTAGTATGGCACAATTTTGTAATCTCAGAAGAGTGACATGAGAGTAAGTACAGTATATGTACAATCAAAACTGAGTCAATACAAGAGTTGAAGCAGcagtgtgtttaaaaaaaaatagtgcTTAAAACAAGTGAAATGACACAGAACCTAATTACATACCTGTATTTCTCAAAAACATTGTTTGTTTTAatgtacactttttttttttatcacattGTTAATAGGTCACATCAATCATGTTAAATATATCAAACATTTTCATAGTAAAAAAAAGAAATGGGAAAGTAACCAAGTTGATTCTGAAAACATGTAACCACTTGTATCACATTTCAACTTAAAACTCATAATGATAacaataataatgacaataattATCGTAACAACTACAAGGAGAAATCTCTTTTCAGCATCTTCATGATGACATACTTCTATTCAGCATTACTTCCCAATCATTTACTATTTACATAAAACATTCAAAATTGTATCCCTCCAGAAGAGACCTTATAATACTCACGTTTGGTTTTCAATGTTtacaaatctgtcagtgaactGTCTTTAGATCGTCATCTTAAGACCGGAATAGTTGTTGGAAACCTATAGATTCTGACAATATACATTCCCTCTAATGTTACCCTCTAATGTATTGTATGTTAGAGGACATGAATGACAATTGAGGAAAACGTAattgttgtaaaataaataaatactgagGCCAAATGAGTGTCTTCTGCTAGTTCAGTCACAGTTGACTTTAGTATTGGACAAGCTCTAACCCAGAGGTACAAGATGTCAATGACAACATCAAAAGGATAATTCAAGTGAAATAAATATTATTATGACAATTGTATAGAAGTGTATGTGCCTGTGAGGACATCAACCCATCACCTGAAATATAATACCATTTGTTTTTACCAAAAAAAAGACAATTATTGTTACAGATTCTCCAACATACATCAGTAACAGCCACCTTAACTATtaaaacgtaaaaaaaaaaaattgacctAAATAACCCTGGTATCCCTGACCTAAATAACCCTGGTATCCCCGACCTAAATAACCTTGGTATCCCCGACCTAAATAACCCTGGTATCCCCGACCGACTTCCGTATCAGCATCAGTGGGAGGTTGAAATAAAGTGCAGGATATTCTAGACCAAATTCAGATATTCTAAaccttttttaaacctttatttactTGACATCACGTATCTTATTTTCTAAGACAATTCATTACATTACCCATTACAAGTAAACTTGAGCATTGACCTTGGCATTTGAAAGTTACATTCCTATTGTATGACAACTCGTAacactgatgatgatgtcatgtgTCACAAATCATAAAGATGATGGTGCCATTAGCATCTATACATGCTGGGGTAGGTAGTGTCTCCTTGACTACCAATTACCATGCTGTACTTCAAATGGGAGGAAAAAGagaatgcttttttttttttacatgaaaaaCACAGAAACAACAGTTAAAAGACTCTCATTTACTTCTCTGTTATTTTTAAAAAACGTAATAAAACTCAACTTTAGCTCTCTGACAGCATATTATAAACAAAGGACTCAAATGATAATTATGTTATTAtaaaacatcaaacaaaacaaaaagtacTGAAAACATTTAGGCCTACGTCTTGTTTTTGATCCATGTTATCAACTAGTTGTACAGTACAAGGCTGGTCCAGTGGTAGGATGGGTGGTTGTGACCCTCcttgagtcagtcagtcagtgtccccTGGTGGTCCCCAGTCAGAGGTAAAAGCCTGAGGACTGGGCATCAGGGAGGCTGGATAAAGTGTCAGGGCAGGGGAGCTGGCCGTTAGAGGGCACCACACCATTCCCATTGGGCAGAACACAGCCTCCTGAGTAGGCCCCGTTAAAAATGCAGCCATTTTCCATCTAAgaaaagaggaagaagaagaagaagacagggaAACAATGACGGAAAAGTGCATGTCAGCTTGTGAATGGTATATGACCGTTGATGGTTGATTAACAGATTAACACATGACATATCTATGACTGCATTGTCAGAAGTATTGGCGATTTAATCAAGAGTTGTTGAAAGATACATTCTCAATATCAAACCATCAAAAGTCATACATCTAAAAAATTATTTTTACCTTACCCAGATTGTGATTCGCAGTATACATTCTTGAAGTTATTCTTGAATTAATAGTGATCGTAATGATTTATCTAAACACATTGTGGCCGTGAATTGCAATTGTCCTGGTGTGAACTATGGATAATCACTGTCACTTCCGACTAATTTTCCTCAAATCTGGGATCACGTACTTGTCAGTTCCCTTTAAAAAGTCTCCATTAATTCAATGCACGGTCTGAATTGCAGTTCCAGGGGGTCAGTAGGGCATTAGAGAGTgcggtatgtatgtatgtctcttTCATGTTGTTGCACTGGCGGATGTACTATGCCAACTAGAGTCAATGTCCCAGTAGGCCCTGTTATGAATGCTCCAAATGTATCCACTCTCTGTCCATCAGAAACAATGGGACAATCCACTTTGAACTGAAAATGCTGACTGGATTTTTCTACAGGCGTCACTGAAAGCCTGCCGCTGGCCTCTATCCCCACCCCCTCTTTGCCTGAGCCTCTGTGTGTCTTTATTAGGCAATGGTACAGTAGCAGAGCAAATTCGTAGGTCAGGAAAAAAAGGAAAACAACTCAGGCTGGCCAGAAGGCCTTTTATTTTAGATTCATACTGGTGACCCTGAACATACAAACAGAACAAGTGGCACAAAATGAGTGGTGGTAACTGTTCCTTGACAGATTCCTACTTTCACTCCTCCTCACTCTTGTCAACAATAAGATCATTATTTTGTCCCCACTTCCTTACGATTATTTAACAATAAACTCTCCTCCGACCGCAAAGTGCTAAAGAGTGTAGTgcatacggtccagtacatcactggagccaagcttcctgccatccaggacctctatactaggtggtgtcagaggaaagccctaaacaATTGCCACCCTAGtgatactgttctctctgctaccgcacgacaagcggtaccggagtgccaagtctaggtccaaaaggcttcttaacaggttctacccccaagccatacgactcctgaacagctaatcaaagggctacccagacccctcttctactctgctactctctgtttattatctatgcatagtcactttaactctacctacatgtacatattacctcaattacttccactaaccggtgcccccgcatattgactctgtaccggtacccctttatatagccttccttgttattttactgctgttgtttaattatttgttacttttattttctatgttttacttatctatttaaaaaaaaacgttttacttatcttttcttaacttcttaaagcgttgttggttaaagggcttgtaagtaagcatttcactgcaaggtctaaacctgttgtatttggcgcatgtgagaaataaaatttgatttgaaaataaaCAATGCAAAGCAACTAGGGGGATGATTCAGAACTTTGTCTACCACTGTCCAGCTGTCATGGCCTCTGAGGCCCTCTGCTAGGGACCATTGTCCCAGCTAAAGCCTCTGCTGGATCATGCACTGGTCTTCAAATAAATATGAAGGTTGGGGAAGAGATGTAAAAACTGATGAACCCTTATGCAAATCATCTAACTCTTAGGCAGTGCATATTCAATTAGGAGACCcatacccctaaccttaaccctaccatTCACAGTAAAAAAAAGCCAtaaccttaccttaaccctaaatgTAACTCATTTCCATCCCTAGCCCTACCATCAACTCTAATGCCACTGTCAGGAGCTCTCACCCAAAGGAATAGAATTAgaatatattaatatataatCACTGTGGTCTCACCTTACTGTGGTTGGGGTCGTGAGGGATGTCAGAGGTTACCATGTCATAGGCCTCCAGTGAGGGCAGCTGTCTGTAGGACTGTCCAACCCCCAGGATCTGCTCCAGGGTAGCGTTTGGCGGAGGGCACTGCGAGAGGCTGGACAGCACCTGAGCCAAGGGAGGGggcagctgctcctgctgctgcttgtGGTTCATCCTCTGGTAGGATGAAACGGCGGCCTCTGTCCCCTGTTGCTCCTCGTTCCCCCCATACGAGCATTCGTTGATGATATAATCCATGCTGGGATTATCAGCCATAGTGAAATCCATACAAGCGTCTACGGTGGTGTGTGTGACGGGAGGTATGTGGCCATTGCTGAGGCAGGGGTTGCTGTTCAGGGTGGTTTCCCCAAGGTGGCTGTAGTCCTGCCACTGCTGTTTACCAGCTGGGtgatgctctgtgtgtgtgtttggaatgCCATACACTCCGTTGAGATTGGCGTCCGGCTGTTTGGCATGGCGAAGAGGGAGCTGGCTCTGAACTATGTCCTGCTGTTGATGCTGCTGGAGGTAGTGTTGGTGCTGGTCGGCTTGCCGCCGGTGAAGATCCCCATCCGGCTCTGACGCCATTCCATTGAACAGAGACTGGGGGGTGTGACAGTGGTCAACCGGGACCCCTGTACTGGCTAGAATGTGCTGGGATGTCCATTGTCCATTGTGTATGGGCTGACTCTGCCCCTGGAGTCCATGCACCACAGGATGGGGCAGGTGATTGTTATGCTGGGCCCAGTCTTGGACCACCACCCCTGGTCGCATGCTGAGGTACTGATGCATCTTCTGGGAAAGCTGAACTATGGGTGCCTGCCCCACTACGGAAGACTTATGAGGAAGGTATTGAGAGTGCACATTGGTGGCAGAAGTGGGATTACTTTCAACAGGtgcctttgttgttgttgtcgtcgttATTGGGGCAGTTGTACCCGGGATAGTGGAGGGCACCTGGCTCCCGTCCTCTGCCGCGTCTGTCTTTGCCTCCAGGGAGTCATGGATGTAGGAGAGGATTTCGTCGTTGGTCAGCAGGTCATCCAGGGTAGGAATCCGCTCAGGGTCCATCTCCACCTGGATCATTCTTTCgtccagcagcagcagctccagGTCCTCGGCGCTCAGCCCCAGGCCCTCCAGAGCCCCAAAAAGCTCCCCATTGGAACAGGCCTCCCCGTtgcctctgtccccttccctgtCCACCACACCCCCCTGACCCTCCAGGGACAGGGAGTCTAGGGTTGCCAGCAGTGGATCAAAGCTTGACGCCGGCTCTGGAAGACCCGGACCCACTACACCATTGGATGACTCATCCCAGCCCTGGAGCAAAGCAGTGGGGTCGGAGTCAGAGAGGCCGACCCGGTCCCCAAACAGGCTGCTGTGGAAGGACAGCTTGGGCTCCAGGGCCGGCTGGCAGACGTACACAGACTTATCCTGACTCATCAGCGCCCCCAAGAGGGAGCCTGGGTCCAGGCCATCCCTGGAGACCCTGTCAGTCCGTCCCTTCTTGGAATTGCTGACGTTATTCTCAGAGCCCTGGGCACCGTCGTTGAAGCGTGCAATTGGGTGGTTAGACTGGTAGAGCAGGGCCTCTCCCGTCGCGAAGGTGAAGGGGAGGTGCATGGATCGTTTACATAGGTGCTcgcccccttcctcctccctagATGGACAGAAAATAAACAACACCTGTGAGATTGTCATGGTCGGAATTCACCACTGTTTAAACGGCGTGTTACTGTACTGCCACATGATTGGTCATGCATGGAAACTGATCTGAAAATGGTCTCACTGAGATCATACACACACGATAATCCCTTCCTCCATCTGTGTTGTCTTGTGTTCTCGTCACATTAGAAAAACACAACtattgtcacgaatcccgccgaagatggtgcctcttact of the Oncorhynchus clarkii lewisi isolate Uvic-CL-2024 chromosome 3, UVic_Ocla_1.0, whole genome shotgun sequence genome contains:
- the LOC139399512 gene encoding aryl hydrocarbon receptor-like isoform X2 translates to MYAGRKRRKPVQRAVKQPPSEGAKSNPSKRHRDRLNGELERLASLLPFPEEVTTSLDKLSILRLSVSYLRAKNFFTVALKNCTCNGELANGGSDDNGKATGLANSWLPEGELLLQTDVMHQSVYELVHTEDQQELRSNLHWALNPPDIVAPVTPLGETPSDAEPDSSTTATVTYNPEQLPPENSSFLERNFVCRFRCLLDNSSGFLALSLQGRLKFLHGQNQRQDNGGKAPPQLALFAIATPLQPPSILEIRTKNMIFRTKHKLDFTPMACDAKGKIVLGYTEAELRVRGSGYQFIHAADMLYCAENHVRMMKTGESGLTVFRLLTKDNCWKWVQANARLVYKNGKPDYIIATQRPLMEEEGGEHLCKRSMHLPFTFATGEALLYQSNHPIARFNDGAQGSENNVSNSKKGRTDRVSRDGLDPGSLLGALMSQDKSVYVCQPALEPKLSFHSSLFGDRVGLSDSDPTALLQGWDESSNGVVGPGLPEPASSFDPLLATLDSLSLEGQGGVVDREGDRGNGEACSNGELFGALEGLGLSAEDLELLLLDERMIQVEMDPERIPTLDDLLTNDEILSYIHDSLEAKTDAAEDGSQVPSTIPGTTAPITTTTTTKAPVESNPTSATNVHSQYLPHKSSVVGQAPIVQLSQKMHQYLSMRPGVVVQDWAQHNNHLPHPVVHGLQGQSQPIHNGQWTSQHILASTGVPVDHCHTPQSLFNGMASEPDGDLHRRQADQHQHYLQQHQQQDIVQSQLPLRHAKQPDANLNGVYGIPNTHTEHHPAGKQQWQDYSHLGETTLNSNPCLSNGHIPPVTHTTVDACMDFTMADNPSMDYIINECSYGGNEEQQGTEAAVSSYQRMNHKQQQEQLPPPLAQVLSSLSQCPPPNATLEQILGVGQSYRQLPSLEAYDMVTSDIPHDPNHSKMENGCIFNGAYSGGCVLPNGNGVVPSNGQLPCPDTLSSLPDAQSSGFYL
- the LOC139399512 gene encoding aryl hydrocarbon receptor-like isoform X1, with the protein product MYAGRKRRKPVQRAVKQPPSEGAKSNPSKRHRDRLNGELERLASLLPFPEEVTTSLDKLSILRLSVSYLRAKNFFTVALKNCTCNGELANGGSDDNGKATGLANSWLPEGELLLQALNGFILVVTNDGTIFYSSHTIQDYLGFHQTDVMHQSVYELVHTEDQQELRSNLHWALNPPDIVAPVTPLGETPSDAEPDSSTTATVTYNPEQLPPENSSFLERNFVCRFRCLLDNSSGFLALSLQGRLKFLHGQNQRQDNGGKAPPQLALFAIATPLQPPSILEIRTKNMIFRTKHKLDFTPMACDAKGKIVLGYTEAELRVRGSGYQFIHAADMLYCAENHVRMMKTGESGLTVFRLLTKDNCWKWVQANARLVYKNGKPDYIIATQRPLMEEEGGEHLCKRSMHLPFTFATGEALLYQSNHPIARFNDGAQGSENNVSNSKKGRTDRVSRDGLDPGSLLGALMSQDKSVYVCQPALEPKLSFHSSLFGDRVGLSDSDPTALLQGWDESSNGVVGPGLPEPASSFDPLLATLDSLSLEGQGGVVDREGDRGNGEACSNGELFGALEGLGLSAEDLELLLLDERMIQVEMDPERIPTLDDLLTNDEILSYIHDSLEAKTDAAEDGSQVPSTIPGTTAPITTTTTTKAPVESNPTSATNVHSQYLPHKSSVVGQAPIVQLSQKMHQYLSMRPGVVVQDWAQHNNHLPHPVVHGLQGQSQPIHNGQWTSQHILASTGVPVDHCHTPQSLFNGMASEPDGDLHRRQADQHQHYLQQHQQQDIVQSQLPLRHAKQPDANLNGVYGIPNTHTEHHPAGKQQWQDYSHLGETTLNSNPCLSNGHIPPVTHTTVDACMDFTMADNPSMDYIINECSYGGNEEQQGTEAAVSSYQRMNHKQQQEQLPPPLAQVLSSLSQCPPPNATLEQILGVGQSYRQLPSLEAYDMVTSDIPHDPNHSKMENGCIFNGAYSGGCVLPNGNGVVPSNGQLPCPDTLSSLPDAQSSGFYL